The genomic DNA CAAGCACTTTCACTGGACCTCCGGGGAAACATCGACGACGAGCTTGCCCCAGCTTCGCCGGCTTTGAAGATCGTCGAGCGCGTCGGGCAGATCCTCGAACGGATACGTCCTGTAAATCATCGGCGAGATGCGTTTCGCCGTATGCATCTTACAGATCTCGCGATGCACTTCGGCGACGTAAGCGCTGTGGTGATCGCGATACGCGCCCCAGTTCAGGCCGACGACCGAGATGTTCTTGAGCATGATGCGGTTTGCGGCGATGGTCGGAATGCGCCCGCCGGCAAATCCGATCACGAGCAGCCTGCCTTCGAACGCGATGCAGCGGGTCGATTGATCGAACACGTCTCCGCCGATGCTCTCGTAGATGACATCGGCTCCGCGCCCATCGGTAAGGCGCAGGACTTCGGCGACGAAGTCTTCGTCCTTGTAGTCGATGACGTGGTCCGCGCCGGCGCGCCGGCAGACCTCGAGCTTTTCCGCGCCGCCCGCGGTTGCGGCGACTGTTGCGCCGCACGCCTTGCCGAGCTGGATTGCCGCTGTCCCCACGCCGCCCGCGCCATTCTGGACGAGCAGGAATTCGCCGCGCTGAAGCGCTGCGCGGCGATGCAGCGCGAAGTGCGAAGTCTGGTACGCAAGCAGAAGCGCAGCGGCCTCCCGATGCGGCATTCCGTCCGGCACGGCGAGGCACGATTCCGGACCGACCGCGACGCGTTCGGCGAGAGCTCCCCACGGCATGGCCACGATGACGGACTGCCCCGGCGCGAATCGGCCGTCATGGTCGGCTTCGAGCACGGTCCCGCTGGCCTCGATTCCCGGAGTGAATGGAAGCGGCGCTTTGACCTGGTAGCGGCCCTGGATCGACAGCAGGTCGGCGAAGTTCAATCCGACGGCACGGATCGCGACGAGGATCTGGCCGTGGCCACGCTTCGGCTCGGGAAGACCCGTTTCGAGGCGAAGCCGGTCTCGATGCTCTCCGTGTTCGTGGACGACCCATGCGCGCATGTTCGCGGCGTTGTGTCGCGGCGACCGGCCCGACTCAATCGCGTTCGACTCGGCGCGCGGCGGCGGCAACATCCCGTCGATGCTCGCCGAAGCCGTCATCTTCGACCTCGATGGAACGCTTCTCGATTCGCTGGCCGACATCGGCGAGTCGATGAATCAGGTTCTTTCGCAAATGGGACTCGCAGCCCACGACGTGAGCGCCTATCGCGCATTCGTCGGGGACGGCGTGACCATGCTGGCGCGGCGGGCGCTGCCCGCGGATCGTCGCGACGAGGAGACGGTGCGCGCGGCGGTCGCGAGCATGCGCGACGTCTACCGCGGGCGGCTCACCAGCAAGACGCAGCCTTACGACGGGATTCCCGAGCTCCTTGACGGCCTGACGGACAGGGCCATCCCCATGGCCGTGCTGTCCAACAAGCCGCACGACCTGACGGTTTCGCTGGTGGATTCACTGCTTGGCGCGTGGCGGTTCGATCCGGTCTTCGGCGAGCGTCCGGCGGTTTCGAAGAAGCCGGATCCGGCCGGGGCGCTCGAGATTGCCGCGCGCCTGAAGATCGAGCCGGCAAGGATCCTGTACGTGGGCGACACGCCGATCGACATCCAGACGGCCCGCGCGGCGGGAATCCCTGCAGTCGGTGCGGCCTGGGGCTTCCGCAGCGAAGCGGAGCTTGCCGCCGCCGGGGCAACATCGATCGTCGGCGCTCCGATCGACGTGCTGCGGTATGTCCGCTGAAGCCGCGGCCGTAACGTTTGCCGCGCGGGCGTCCGGCTCGATGTTGCCGCGAAATCGCACGCGCCGCGTCAGAAAATACGGGCAAGTACGCTAAAGCGTCGCTGGAAGTTCCGAACCTCGCCGCTATAGTGGCGGACTGTCGCTGTTCCAGAAGTGGCCGGGGCGGGGCCGACAGGGCTCGCGACGCTGGGCCCGGGAGAACCGGCCGGTTGCGCGGTCCGGGCACGCCTGGACCGAACCCTCGGCGCGGCAGGGCACTCCGGCCCGAACCGTTTCCGCACGAAAAACTGGGACACAGCGAAGGCTTAAAGGCGAATGACCTCGATTCTCGGGATCTCCGGTTACTATCACGACTCCGCGGCTGCCCTTCTGGTGGACGGTCGCATCGTTGCGGCTGCCCAGGAAGAGCGCTTCACGCGCAAGAAGCACGATCACCGCTTCCCGGAGAACGCGATCCGCTTCTGCCTCGAACAGGCCGGAATGCGGACGGCCGACCTCGATCACGTCGTCTTCTACGACAAGCCGCTTCTGAAGTTCGAGCGCCTGCTCGAGACCTACCTGGCCTATGCGCCCGCCGGCTTTCCGTCGTTCCTGCGCGCGATGCCGCTGTGGCTGCGGCAGAAGCTCTACATCCCGCGTGAGATCCGCAAGGGGCTCGGCGGCGAGTACAAGGGCCGCTGCATCTTCACCGAGCATCACGAGTCGCACGCGGCCAGCGCGTTCTTTCCGTCTCCGTTCGAAGAAGCCGCCGTCATGACGCTGGACGGCGTCGGCGAGTGGGCGACGTCGAGCTGGGGCGTCGGCCGCGGCAACAAGATGCAGCTCAACGCCGAGCTGCGCTTCCCGCATTCGCTCGGCCTGCTCTATTCGGCGTTCACGTATTACTGCGGCTTCCGCGTCAACTCGGGCGAATACAAGCTCATGGGGCTGGCGCCGTACGGTGAGCCGCGCTTCGTCGATCTGATCCTGAACAACCTGCTCGACCTCAAGGAAGACGGTTCGTTCCGGATGGACATGTCCTACTTCAATTACTGCCAGGGCCTGACGATGACGTCGCCCAAATTCGACCAGCTGTTCGGTGGTCCGGCGCGCGGAGCGGAGACGCTGCTCGACGACCGGCACATGGACATCGCGGCGTCGATCCAGAAAGTGACCGAAGAGATCATGCTGCGCATGTCGCGGCACGTGCATCGCCAGACCGGAATGAAGAACCTGTGCCTGGCCGGCGGCGTCGCGCTCAACTGTGTCGGCAACGGCCGCGTGCTGCGCGACGGGCCGTTCGAAAACATCTGGATCCAGCCGGCTGCCGGTGATGCCGGCGGCGCGCTCGGCGCGGCCCAGTTCGTCTGGCACCAGCTTCTCGACCAGCCGCGCGTCGTCGGCGCGAGCGACAGCCAGTTCGGAAGCCTTCTCGGCCCGCATTACAGCCGCGAGGAAATCCGTGCGTTCCTCGAGTCGGAGGGCGCAACGGCCCACGAGTACAAGGGTGAGGATGACCTCTGCGAAGCGGTCGCCGACCTGCTCGCCAACGAGAACGTCGTCGGATGGTTCCAGGGACGCATGGAGTTCGGCCCTCGTGCGCTCGGCGGGCGCAGCATCCTCGGAGATGCGCGCAGCCGCGAGATGCAGTCGACGATGAACCTGAAGATCAAGTTTCGCGAATCGTTCCGTCCGTTCGCGCCGTCGGTCCTTGCCGAGCGTTCGAGCGAGTTCTTCGGGATGCGCGCGTCGGACGAGAGCCCGTACATGCTGCTGGTGGCGCCGGTGCAGGAGAGCCAGCGGCTCAGCGTCAACGGCGAAGCGAGCAATCTCAAGGGAATCGAGAAGCTGAAGGTCCCGCGTTCGGTGGTTCCGGCGATCACGCACGTGGACTATTCGGCGCGTGTGCAGACCGTCGATGCCGCTCGTCACGGCCGCTATCGCACCTTGATCGAGAAGTTCGACCAGAAGACCGGATGTCCGATGCTGATCAACACCAGCTTCAACGTGCGCGGCGAGCCGATCGTCTGCACACCGGCCGACGCGTATCGCTGCTTCCTCGCGACCAACATGGACGTGCTCGTGCTCGAAGACTTCGTGCTGCTCAAGAAAGAGCAGGTCGGTGCGAAGGAAATCGACGTCAGCGCATACCTGTCGCAGTTCCAGCTCGACTGAGGAAGGAGGAGGATCGGCGATGGCAATGGTCGAGATCAACTGGAGTCCTAGCCGCAAGGAGCTGAGGCAGTTCGGGTTCCTGTGCCTGTTCTTCTTCGGCGGCCTGGCGGCGTGGCACGGCTACAAGAAAGGCGTGACCACCGGCGTCGAGGTTCTCGCGGTGCTTGCGGCGGTCGGCGGCGTGCTCGGCGCGGCGGCACCGCAGCTTCTCAAATGGATTTACGTCGGTTGGATGGTCGCGGTCTATCCGATCGGATGGACGGTTTCGCACCTGCTGCTCGGCTTCATCTACTACGCCGTGCTGACGCCGATCGGCGTGCTGATCCGCGCGCTCGGCCACGACCCGATGAACCGCAAGCTGGATCGAAGCGCGACGACGTACTGGACGACACACGAGCAGGCGCCTGTAGCCCGCTACTTCCGGCAGTTCTGAACGGCTGCAAGCCGCGCGAAATTTTTCTCTCGAGGACATAGACGACATGGCGGACAACGCACCACGAAACAGCGGTCGCAGCGAGTTCGAAAGGGAAGCAGGGCAGGGCCAGACCGGTCTTGCCGGCGAGTTCATCGACTACCTGCGCCAGAACAAGAAGTGGTGGATCACTCCGATCGTGGTCGTGCTGCTCATGGTCGGCGCGCTCGTGATTTTCGGAGGCAGCGCCGCCGCTCCGTTCATCTACACGCTGTTCTAGGCCAGGACCGGAACGACCGCATTGAGTGCACCGCCGCGCCACCGGGCGCTTTTCGGCGCCGTGGCGGCCGCGATCGTCACGGTGGCAAGCCTTGCGGCGAGCGAGGTCGTTCTGCGGCTCGTCGACTATCCTCCCGCGAGCTTCTCGCCATGGATCCGAAGCGACGTGTTCGGATTCCGGCTGGCGCCCGGAATCTCCGTTCGAATGCGCGGTCCCGAATACGACGTTGGCGTCGCGACCAATTCGCTCGGCATGCGCGACGACGAGCCGGCTGCGCCCGCCACGAGGCCGCGCGTGCTGCTGCTCGGCGATTCGTTCGCGATGGGGTACGGCGTCGAGCGCGGGAGCATTTTTGCTGACCGGCTCGAGAAAGAGCTTTCGATCGATGTGGTCAATGCGGGCACCGGCGGCTACGAGATCATCCAGCAGCCGCGCGTGCTCGCCGAGTTTGCGCCGCGGCTTCATCCCGACGCGGTTCTTTACGCGCTCTATCTCGGAAACGATCTTGCGCAGAACGACGAGTGGGAGGTGCGCAAGGACGGAACGCTGCACAACCTCGTGCGCGAATACCCGGTCCGGCAGCCGCACGAGATCAAGCTCGTCCGCCTCGTTCGCGATTTTCTTTACGGCGTTCGCAAGGGACGGAGCGAAAAGGAAGGCGAATGGCTGCCGTTCGAGGGCTACCTGGGCCTGTGCGAGAGGACGCTCGGCCCGGAAGCGAAGAAGGACTACGACGACGCGTCGGCGCTGCTCAGCGCGCTCGCGGAAACCAGCCGGCAACTGTCGCTGCCGCTGCTCGTGCTGATGCTTCCGTATCGCTCGATGGTCGAGCCCGAGGCGCGGGCGAGCCTCGAACGAAAGATTCCTGACCTGGCGGCGCGCTACGATCTGTCACAGCCCGCACGGGTGATCGGCGAACGCATGACGGCTCTCGGCATCGACCACATCGACGCGACGGAGTTTCTCACCGACGAGCATCGCCGCACCGGCGACGAGCTTTTCTATCCGGTCGACGGCCATCTGACGGTCGCCGGCCATGATGCGGTCGCGCGCTTCGTTGCGCCGCGGCTCGGCGAGCTGCTCGGACAACGCGGCCGCCTGCGCAACGATTCGCACGATCATTTGTAAATCGCCGCCGCGGATGGTGTCGTTCGAGCCGGGGACAAGCCTGGGCGAGCCCGGGCAGGCTCGGGGCAAGTCCGGGACAGATATAAGGAAGGCAGCAGTCGCGACGACGAGACGACGGGGACGTGCGAGAGTGGCGGAACTGGCAGACGCACTGGACTTAGGATCCAGCCCGATTCGTCGGATGGGGGTTCGAGTCCCCCCTCTCGCATTTTTCGTCCTTTTCCCCTCGCACTGACCGCGATGACCGGGACGCAGAAGCAGCACGAAGATCACGCGCGAAAACCAGAGCGCCGGCCATCTGCTCCGATCGCGATTTTCACGATGCAACCACGCAGGATACCGTAACGGCAATGTCGGAAATTCAGTCCACAGTAGAAGAACAGGGAATTCATCGAACGCTCAAGGTTTCGGTCTCGCCCGAACACGTGCGCGGCTGTTTCGACCGCGCGTACAGGAGCCTTCAGAACAAGGCGCAGCTCAAGGGCTTCCGCAAGGGAAAAGCCCCGCGACCGATGCTCGAGAAGTTCTACGGCGCCGAAGTCGAGCGCGACGTGCTGACCGAGCTGATCGAGGAGGGCTGCACGCAGACGATCCGCGAGCACAAGCTCGACATCGTGACTCCTCCGCGCCTGGTCAAGCACGAATACGCCGAGGGCGGGCTGTCGTTCGAGGCTGCCGTCGATGTACGTCCCGACGTCGAGCTCGGACAATATCTGGGTTTGCCCGCCGAAAAGCTCATCGTGCGTGTGGAAGACACGCACGTCGACGCCGCCCTCGAAGCGATGCGCAACCGCATGGCAGTGCTGCGCGTCGAGGAAGAGCGCACGACGGTCGAGAACGGAGACGTCATCGTCTTTACGATGTTCGGTTTCGAAGGCGACAAGGCCGTTCCCGGAACGGCCGGCGAAGGCATCCTGCTCGAAGTCGGTTCGGGTCGCTTTCCGGAAGACTTCGAGAAGCAGCTTCCCGGCATCGAGCGCGGAAAGAAGTCACCGATCATGGTGACGTTCTCCGAAGAGCACGGCGACGAGAGTCTTCGCGGCAAGACCATCCGCTTCGAAGTCACCGTCACCGAGATCAAGGTCAAGGTGCTTCCGCCGCTCGACGACAACCTCGCGGCAGAAGCCGGAATCGACGGCGTCGAGACGCTCGACCAGCTCCGCGCAAAGATCCGCGAAGATCTCTCCGAGCGGGCGCGGCGCGACGCCGACCGGCGCATGCAGAACGCGCTCGTCGGCAAGCTCGTCGAGAGCCACGACTTCGAAGTTCCGAACGAGCTGCTGCACGAGACCATCCACGGCTACATGCACGAGATGGGAGCGAAGCCGGCCCACGACAGCGAAGAGTCGAAAAATCTTCACGAGGCGCTTGCGCCGCGCGCGCGCGGCGAGCTGCGGGCGGGTTTCATACTGGATGCGATCGCGAAGGCTGAGGAGCTCGACGTGACCAAGGAGGAGCTCGAAAACCGCCTTCGTGCGCATCTCGCGTCGGCCGGTCGCAGAGTCGAAGAGGTCCGTCGTCACTACTCGC from Candidatus Limnocylindrales bacterium includes the following:
- a CDS encoding NADPH:quinone oxidoreductase family protein; its protein translation is MRAWVVHEHGEHRDRLRLETGLPEPKRGHGQILVAIRAVGLNFADLLSIQGRYQVKAPLPFTPGIEASGTVLEADHDGRFAPGQSVIVAMPWGALAERVAVGPESCLAVPDGMPHREAAALLLAYQTSHFALHRRAALQRGEFLLVQNGAGGVGTAAIQLGKACGATVAATAGGAEKLEVCRRAGADHVIDYKDEDFVAEVLRLTDGRGADVIYESIGGDVFDQSTRCIAFEGRLLVIGFAGGRIPTIAANRIMLKNISVVGLNWGAYRDHHSAYVAEVHREICKMHTAKRISPMIYRTYPFEDLPDALDDLQSRRSWGKLVVDVSPEVQ
- a CDS encoding HAD family hydrolase — translated: MFAALCRGDRPDSIAFDSARGGGNIPSMLAEAVIFDLDGTLLDSLADIGESMNQVLSQMGLAAHDVSAYRAFVGDGVTMLARRALPADRRDEETVRAAVASMRDVYRGRLTSKTQPYDGIPELLDGLTDRAIPMAVLSNKPHDLTVSLVDSLLGAWRFDPVFGERPAVSKKPDPAGALEIAARLKIEPARILYVGDTPIDIQTARAAGIPAVGAAWGFRSEAELAAAGATSIVGAPIDVLRYVR
- a CDS encoding carbamoyltransferase; amino-acid sequence: MTSILGISGYYHDSAAALLVDGRIVAAAQEERFTRKKHDHRFPENAIRFCLEQAGMRTADLDHVVFYDKPLLKFERLLETYLAYAPAGFPSFLRAMPLWLRQKLYIPREIRKGLGGEYKGRCIFTEHHESHAASAFFPSPFEEAAVMTLDGVGEWATSSWGVGRGNKMQLNAELRFPHSLGLLYSAFTYYCGFRVNSGEYKLMGLAPYGEPRFVDLILNNLLDLKEDGSFRMDMSYFNYCQGLTMTSPKFDQLFGGPARGAETLLDDRHMDIAASIQKVTEEIMLRMSRHVHRQTGMKNLCLAGGVALNCVGNGRVLRDGPFENIWIQPAAGDAGGALGAAQFVWHQLLDQPRVVGASDSQFGSLLGPHYSREEIRAFLESEGATAHEYKGEDDLCEAVADLLANENVVGWFQGRMEFGPRALGGRSILGDARSREMQSTMNLKIKFRESFRPFAPSVLAERSSEFFGMRASDESPYMLLVAPVQESQRLSVNGEASNLKGIEKLKVPRSVVPAITHVDYSARVQTVDAARHGRYRTLIEKFDQKTGCPMLINTSFNVRGEPIVCTPADAYRCFLATNMDVLVLEDFVLLKKEQVGAKEIDVSAYLSQFQLD
- a CDS encoding SxtJ family membrane protein, giving the protein MAMVEINWSPSRKELRQFGFLCLFFFGGLAAWHGYKKGVTTGVEVLAVLAAVGGVLGAAAPQLLKWIYVGWMVAVYPIGWTVSHLLLGFIYYAVLTPIGVLIRALGHDPMNRKLDRSATTYWTTHEQAPVARYFRQF
- a CDS encoding DUF5989 family protein; this translates as MADNAPRNSGRSEFEREAGQGQTGLAGEFIDYLRQNKKWWITPIVVVLLMVGALVIFGGSAAAPFIYTLF
- the tig gene encoding trigger factor; protein product: MSEIQSTVEEQGIHRTLKVSVSPEHVRGCFDRAYRSLQNKAQLKGFRKGKAPRPMLEKFYGAEVERDVLTELIEEGCTQTIREHKLDIVTPPRLVKHEYAEGGLSFEAAVDVRPDVELGQYLGLPAEKLIVRVEDTHVDAALEAMRNRMAVLRVEEERTTVENGDVIVFTMFGFEGDKAVPGTAGEGILLEVGSGRFPEDFEKQLPGIERGKKSPIMVTFSEEHGDESLRGKTIRFEVTVTEIKVKVLPPLDDNLAAEAGIDGVETLDQLRAKIREDLSERARRDADRRMQNALVGKLVESHDFEVPNELLHETIHGYMHEMGAKPAHDSEESKNLHEALAPRARGELRAGFILDAIAKAEELDVTKEELENRLRAHLASAGRRVEEVRRHYSQPHAIAELRRNMLREKAAERVFASATVQEREVEESKVADRG